The following are encoded together in the Pseudodesulfovibrio indicus genome:
- the thiS gene encoding sulfur carrier protein ThiS, which yields MNVTVNGGEMELSSDATVLTLLELKNLPSTGVVVERNGDIVPGEAFAITALEDGDHLEVLRFVGGG from the coding sequence ATGAACGTGACCGTCAACGGCGGGGAGATGGAGCTGAGCTCCGACGCCACTGTCCTGACCCTGCTGGAACTGAAGAACCTCCCGTCCACGGGGGTGGTGGTCGAGCGCAACGGGGATATCGTCCCCGGCGAAGCGTTCGCGATCACCGCGCTCGAGGACGGGGATCACCTGGAGGTCCTCCGCTTCGTGGGCGGGGGCTAG
- a CDS encoding thiazole synthase, whose translation MSEDSFIIGGRELSSRLFTGTGKYGDDAVIPDVCAASGSEVITVALRRVDLDAATGNVMDHIPDHMQLLPNTSGARTADEAVRIARLARAMGCGDWIKIEVISDNRYLLPDGFETVKATEILAKEGFVVLPYVNADLYVAKALADAGAAAVMPLGAPIGTNRGLKTREMVRILIEEIELPIIVDAGIGRPSEACEAMEMGADAVLVNTAIATAADPVRMAAAFGDAVRAGREAYLAGPGAKRVLADASSPLTGFLGGR comes from the coding sequence ATGAGCGAAGATTCATTCATCATCGGCGGCCGGGAACTCTCCAGCCGCCTGTTCACCGGAACCGGCAAATACGGCGACGACGCCGTCATCCCCGACGTCTGCGCGGCGTCCGGTTCCGAGGTTATCACCGTGGCCCTGCGGCGGGTGGACCTGGACGCAGCCACCGGCAACGTCATGGACCACATTCCCGACCACATGCAGCTGCTGCCCAACACCTCCGGGGCGCGCACGGCGGACGAGGCGGTGCGCATCGCCCGGCTGGCCCGCGCCATGGGGTGCGGCGATTGGATCAAGATCGAGGTCATTTCCGACAACCGCTATCTCCTGCCCGACGGTTTCGAAACCGTGAAGGCCACCGAAATCCTGGCCAAGGAGGGGTTCGTGGTCCTGCCCTACGTCAACGCCGACCTGTACGTGGCCAAGGCCCTTGCGGACGCCGGGGCCGCCGCGGTCATGCCGCTCGGCGCACCCATCGGCACCAACCGGGGCCTCAAGACGCGCGAGATGGTCCGCATCCTGATCGAGGAGATCGAGCTGCCGATCATCGTGGACGCGGGCATCGGGCGGCCCAGCGAGGCGTGCGAGGCCATGGAGATGGGCGCGGACGCGGTGCTGGTCAACACGGCCATCGCCACGGCCGCCGACCCGGTGCGCATGGCCGCCGCCTTCGGCGACGCGGTCCGGGCCGGGCGCGAGGCGTACCTGGCCGGCCCCGGGGCCAAGCGGGTCCTGGCCGACGCCTCCTCGCCCCTGACCGGATTCCTGGGAGGGCGGTAG
- the thiH gene encoding 2-iminoacetate synthase ThiH, producing MSFYPLIAGYAETLPDEDFAGFTEADVRRAIHQTTLSVRDFMALMSPAASGLLEEMAQEASRVTARQFGRTISLFTPLYLSNFCTNHCVYCGFNCRNQIHRSMLTLDQVDAEGQAIAATGLKHLLILTGDAPAKAGVDYLEACTRVLARYFPSVSVEVFALTEEEYARLNRAGVDGLTMFQETYDEALYATLHPKGPKRDFRFRLDAPERGCRAGLRTVNIGALLGLGDWRRDALLTGLHAAYLIHRYPQTEIAVSLPRMRPHAGGWQPATIADDRDMVQFMTALRLFLPRVGITISTREDARFRENILPLGVTRMSAGVSTAVGGHSDEGSDDENTGQFEISDGRSVDEMCAALRARGYQPVFKDWEPILEPAKEAV from the coding sequence ATGAGCTTTTATCCGCTTATCGCCGGGTACGCCGAGACCCTGCCCGACGAGGACTTCGCCGGGTTCACGGAAGCGGACGTGCGCCGGGCCATCCACCAGACCACGCTTTCAGTCCGGGATTTCATGGCGCTCATGTCCCCGGCGGCCTCCGGGCTGCTGGAAGAGATGGCGCAGGAGGCGAGCCGGGTCACGGCCCGGCAGTTCGGCAGGACCATCAGCCTGTTCACCCCGCTGTACCTGTCCAATTTCTGCACCAACCATTGCGTCTACTGCGGCTTCAACTGCCGCAACCAGATACACCGCTCCATGCTGACCCTGGACCAGGTGGACGCCGAGGGGCAGGCCATCGCGGCCACGGGCCTCAAGCACCTGCTCATCCTCACCGGCGACGCTCCGGCCAAGGCGGGCGTGGACTATCTGGAGGCGTGCACCCGCGTGCTGGCCAGGTATTTCCCGTCGGTCTCCGTCGAGGTCTTCGCCCTGACCGAGGAGGAATACGCCAGGCTCAATCGCGCGGGTGTCGACGGGCTGACCATGTTCCAGGAGACCTACGACGAGGCGTTGTACGCGACCCTGCATCCCAAGGGTCCCAAGCGGGACTTCCGGTTCAGGCTGGACGCGCCCGAGCGCGGCTGCCGCGCGGGGTTGCGTACGGTCAACATCGGCGCGCTTCTCGGGTTGGGCGACTGGCGGCGGGACGCGCTGCTGACCGGACTGCACGCGGCCTACCTGATCCATCGCTATCCGCAGACCGAGATCGCGGTCTCCCTGCCGCGCATGCGCCCCCACGCCGGGGGCTGGCAGCCCGCGACCATTGCCGACGACCGCGACATGGTCCAGTTCATGACCGCGCTCAGGCTGTTCCTGCCCCGCGTGGGCATCACCATCTCCACCCGGGAGGACGCGCGGTTCCGCGAGAACATCCTGCCCCTGGGCGTGACCCGCATGTCGGCGGGCGTGTCCACGGCCGTGGGCGGCCATTCGGACGAGGGCAGCGACGACGAGAACACCGGCCAGTTCGAGATCAGCGACGGACGCAGCGTGGACGAGATGTGCGCGGCCCTGCGCGCCAGGGGCTACCAGCCCGTGTTCAAGGACTGGGAGCCGATACTCGAACCGGCAAAGGAGGCCGTATGA
- the thiE gene encoding thiamine phosphate synthase, with the protein MAGINRANILDTDLYCLTAEKFSLGRSNVEVVRAMLDADVRLIQYREKEKKAGTKLEECLRIREMTREAGAAFIVNDDIDIAILVGADGVHVGQEDLPIERVRELVGEDMAIGLSTHSPAQALDAVRRGADYIGVGPIFRTYTKDDVVDPVGFEYLEHVVAEHDIPFVAIGGIKQHNIAEVVRRGARCVALVTEIVGDKDIAGKITALRAEIRAAKE; encoded by the coding sequence ATGGCAGGGATCAACCGCGCGAACATTCTGGATACGGACCTCTATTGCCTGACCGCCGAGAAATTCTCCCTGGGGCGGTCCAACGTCGAGGTGGTCCGGGCCATGCTCGACGCGGACGTCCGGCTCATCCAGTACCGCGAGAAGGAGAAGAAGGCGGGCACCAAGCTCGAAGAGTGTCTTCGCATCCGCGAGATGACCCGTGAGGCCGGGGCCGCCTTCATCGTCAACGACGACATCGACATCGCCATCCTGGTGGGCGCCGACGGCGTCCACGTCGGGCAGGAGGACCTGCCCATCGAGCGGGTCCGCGAGCTGGTGGGCGAGGACATGGCCATCGGCCTGTCCACCCACAGCCCGGCCCAGGCCCTGGATGCGGTGCGGCGCGGCGCGGATTATATCGGCGTCGGCCCGATTTTCCGGACCTACACCAAGGACGACGTGGTCGACCCGGTGGGGTTCGAATACCTGGAACACGTGGTCGCGGAACACGACATCCCGTTCGTGGCCATCGGCGGCATAAAGCAACACAACATCGCCGAGGTTGTCCGGCGGGGGGCGCGCTGCGTGGCCCTGGTCACGGAGATCGTCGGCGATAAGGACATTGCAGGGAAAATAACCGCGCTCAGGGCAGAGATCCGAGCCGCGAAGGAGTAA
- the thiF gene encoding sulfur carrier protein ThiS adenylyltransferase ThiF, translating to MNDVEQGIATHLGEARLRFLQHFTIGIAGCGGLGSNCAMHLVRSGFKKFVLVDFDRVEFSNLNRQAFTRDQVGQFKADALAANMRAVNPDLEIGAHIERVDLTLVKRIFIGCEAVVEAFDRPAAKQRLVEALLPTGCLVVSASGIGGCGNGDALVTHKVRDNFYLVGDGVTECAGDTPPLSPRVGIAAAKQADVILTYFLDRFAIEGVA from the coding sequence ATGAACGATGTCGAGCAAGGCATAGCGACCCATCTGGGAGAGGCCAGGCTGCGCTTTTTGCAGCACTTCACCATCGGCATCGCCGGGTGCGGCGGGCTGGGGTCCAACTGCGCCATGCATTTGGTGCGCAGCGGGTTTAAAAAATTCGTGCTGGTGGACTTCGACCGCGTGGAATTCTCCAACCTCAACCGCCAGGCGTTCACCAGGGACCAGGTGGGCCAGTTCAAGGCCGACGCCCTGGCCGCGAACATGCGCGCAGTAAATCCGGACCTGGAGATCGGCGCGCACATCGAGCGGGTGGACCTGACCCTGGTCAAGCGCATCTTCATCGGCTGCGAGGCCGTGGTCGAAGCCTTTGACCGGCCCGCCGCCAAGCAGCGGCTGGTCGAGGCCCTGCTGCCCACGGGGTGCCTGGTGGTCTCGGCCTCCGGTATCGGCGGGTGCGGCAACGGCGACGCCCTGGTAACCCACAAGGTGCGCGACAACTTCTATCTGGTGGGCGACGGCGTGACCGAGTGCGCGGGGGACACCCCGCCCCTGTCCCCCAGAGTGGGCATCGCCGCCGCCAAGCAGGCGGACGTGATCCTCACCTACTTCCTGGACAGGTTCGCCATAGAGGGGGTGGCCTGA